CTGAGTCTCGAGGGTCTTTCTTatcttacatatatttttttaatttcctaaatCCAAATCATAATGACTGCCATCATCCTTTTATTCCATTAGTCGGATCCTATTCATCAATCCTTTTCTGAACTGTCAAGAGAGGTTCTTGCAGAGTGATTCAAAATGCCATGTTCCCAAAGACTACTCATTAGCTCAGAAGGATTTTTAGTCAGAAGAATTAGAACCAGCTCTGGTAGAATTAGGCCCACAGTTGTTTTTCAGGATTACCTATAATTTTTTAGTAAAGATATTATTTTAGCCTGCACAGGATGAGTGGCCAACAAATCTGATTTGTGAACTTCTGTTTCAGATTATTAGGAAAGCTCTAACAGAGGAAAAACGAGTGTCCACAAAGACATCTGCAGCAGATCTTGTGACAGAAACCGATCATTTTGTAGAAAActtaattatttctgttctgaaagagaagtttccctcccacaggtGAGTGCCTATAGAAACTGTCCATGACCTTTTGCCTTTAAGAGCTGTATATCTTACTGTCATTTAAAGGcaattttaaatgtctgtatttctctCTTACACATTAACCTGTTGCTGTTCGACACTTTCATAagattccttttcttaaaaagtaCCACTTCCCTATACTTAGAACTTCATATTTTCTAATAGTTATGTTtcttaatatatgtatttaatagTAATGTTTCCCCTGTATGGACATCATGTATGAAGGTTTCATATAGAACTCTATGATTTTCAGAACAGTGATCTGTTTTCTATTGTATAAGAATTATGCTAAGgttatgtattaaaatatagcTGAAATTAACGATAGCAAAAACCTTTCCTTCACTTTCTTTTGCCATCATACATAAGCATTTGCAGATCAGGACAAGTACCATATGTAATCACATTTACCTTGTGTTGTATAGAATCTTAAAATCAGTGAGAAACAGGGTTGTTTATCATCACCATAATTTCATGTGTATACATAAACAGGTTATAAATTGTGATATGGGGTGTCAActcaaggttttaaaaataaatcagattagtGACTCTTCTTGAATTATTGTGGTCAGTTTGAAAATGACAACTCCTAGCACATGCACAGATTAGAGGGAGGTTTTGTATTAGTTGGACGGGTTTGGTTTAATGCAGAGACTCTGCAATCGATTTCCACATTTGACTTCAGTCCACAAGGATAAAATTCATCTTCCTGCAGAGTCAGTGCAGAGCCTGTGTATCTCTTAAATACTGTATGATTTCCTTCTAACTGTGTGCGTCTCTGATAGAGATGAGCCTTGCACTCTAGTGCTGCGCACAAATCAACAAAGATGAAAATCTGGAGGGCTCAGCTACTAATCTGATTGTCGACGatgctgctgggaaaaaaaaaaaaaaaaaccaaaacccaaaaacatAAGAAGGAGCAGAAAGAACATTATATACTAAATATGGCTTTCTAAATACGTGTTGTATGTGATCACATACCAAAGCAGTACTGTACAGCGTAACATGTGGCTCTTGGCTGCAATTCTCAAGAGAGTGCCAGGCTTTACAAGCCTATTATTTGTGTAATATTCCTTCTACTATTGCTGGCTGTGCTCTTTTCTCATCTCCACTCTtacattgttggttttttttccttgaacatTCTGGCGGAGAatataaaacatacacatttcACATAAGATGAGAATCATCAGAAGCACTTGAGTTACTCAGAATGGGAACAAAACTTGTAAGATCAACATAGACCTAGGAACTGAAAATTCTCTGACTTTACTAACTCTGTACAGTTAACTTTGACTTTATAAGCAAATGAAGGAATTCCTATTTCTTCAAGGCAATTATTTTTTGCTGATATTGGTTCTTGGGTTTGGTTGGAGTTTGTTCAGACAGTGAATGAATTTAGATTAAACAATAGATTAAAACTAGATTTAACTAGACTAGATTACAACACTTGCAATGAGGAGTCCACAGTAGCAATTAAAACTATATATAACTAGACTAGATTAAAACACTTACAATGAGGATGCCACAGTAGTAATCAAGGTTGAAATTAAAGTGCAATGAGAACATTAAAAGGTCATTTAAATTGTGTTCAGTCTTTCCCGTAATCTGACTGTTGAAAGCATCACTGAAGATTTctactatttctttttctcttaaatcatcTTGATTCTTATGTTCCCTGAATCAAAAGATGTATTTTACAAGTTAGAAAAATTACAAGGGATCTCATCAGAATCTGTGCTTTGCACAGTGGCAATGATGAGTCTTGAGATGTTGGAAGTGTACTCAGAAGTAAAGAGAAATACTTGGAAAACCTGTTAAAAATGCAATTCTATCccatgtttcttcttctctttgcttgGCTAAGTGATATGTATCATCCTCATTTGTTCTTCACACAAGTTTTCACCTTTGCCCTCTCTTTGGTACTCTGACATGCTCCAAGTGAGTCTTttcaaaaggatattttttctgGTAGATCTCTGAAGTGTGGATAGGCACATCCAGAATATCAAGTGCTACTGGTTGAGAAAGGCTATCATACTGTTTGCCTGTGTTATTGTTACACAAGTTGTCCTCTTTGGTGTTAATTGTGGCCTTAATCCTGTAGACATTAAAATCAGGACACAGCCATTATGGAGGGTGACATCTAACTCAAGCTTCCCGGCTTTCTGCCCTCAGACCCCTGTAAGTTGACTGGTGAGGGATAGCCCCAGTTTGAACCTCCTGCACTTGACCAGCTATCACTCCTGCTGCGGTTTATGCTGTGCTACAGTTTCCCTGCTGTTCCAGCAATGAATTCCAGAGTGGCATCGTAGTATGAACAGATGTCCACTAAGGCTAGGCTAAAATTACTGGACTCATTTTCAGTGGGAGAAAACTTTAATCCAGATTTGAAGAGAGGTCAACAGAGCTGACAGGCTGGCATGTTAATTTAACTACTGTAATAACATGGCTACCCCTCCTGCTTCTCAAGCTGTTCCTAAAATTTGGTCTCTGGTACTTCAGGCTGAATGTTTTGCTTAGTTTGCCTGTTTTTACAAGACAGAGAGCCATAGAGCAACACATCTGATGTTAACCTTGAGGGACTCTCACAGTTCCCAGTATTGTATAACAGCAAGAGGCTTATTTTAACCTATTAGCCCAAGTTTCATAAAATGTGCAGCTAATTTGCCCTACATCCACTTTGGAAAAATTGTTCTTGGACATCAAGACTTCATCAATGGCACCGCTGTGCTCTGACTTCACATTAGCATTTCTGCATGTGAGGACTGCAGTGTCGCACCCTGCTGTAAGGAAAAGACGAGAGACAGACTTATGATACTTGAAGGCAAAACACCTTACACGCTCTTGTCTTTAAAGAGTTTCCCATTTTGCCTTTCTTTCACTGGCAGGACAACAGCTACAGTTCAGGCTCTGGCTGGGGGAGCTGGCAGAGAAGCATAATTTATGGGGAAGATGGACAATCTGAGATGGGATGTGAGGTGCTTCATCTACCAGATTGAGCTTCCTTTGCAGCACAGCCAAAGCGTGTGGTTGGGTTTAGGTGCTAATTACAAGATTTGTAAAAGCAAAAGTTAAATGATACAGCACCAACCAGAAAAAATAGTGGAATATTTAGAGCAAGGGGTCTGCTAAGTGTTATGTTTGACTTCCAAATTCTTGCTCAAGTCTTTCTTGTTTCTCAGTTGCACACTAACACTTCATCCTTTGGCTGTTATCTTGAATAGAGATGAAAATAGTAACAAACTTCCCTCTTCATACTGACTGGGGGTCCATAATGCCATCAAAGTAGTCCCTTTCTACTGAGGGAAAGACAAAGCAGCATTTGGAAAATTCAAGAAGCCTCTTCCTGTTCTGCCTGCAGAACATTTTAAGTTCATGGTTGCAAGCATTATGTGGGATCATGTGGCGCGTATTGAGGGCACAAAAGAAAATAGCTGCTACTCTAGTCCTAGGGAAGCAGCTGTTTCTGCAAGAGGCATTTGCTCTTTatccactttttttctctttgtatctTTGAGACAAGCTTCTTCATCTTCAGAGATTTGCAGGAACTCTGAATACCACTACCAGTTGTTCAAATGTGAAACCAAAAGCAGGATTCAGTACTAGGAGTCTGAATTTACACCTTCTGTACATACAGAACATTATTCAAATCTGTGAGAGTAGCACCTGCAGGACTCTTACAGAAGCAGACGCTGAGCAGTTTATGGGAGAGTAGGAATAATTAAGGTCAGCAGGAAATGTGCCAGAACTGGATGTTCATTTcccagggaaaaaggaaaaaaaaaaagaaaagcatatctGCTAAAAGAAATTGGGACAGAACAACAGAACAGAAGATGAGCTCAAATTTCAATGTGTGCCTTGTAcatccaaacaacaaaaaaaaattaatttgttgatTTTCTCTGGGTCATGGGAAAAAGAAGGTTCAGCTTTGTAAATCTTTTAATTTCCTGAGTCAGACTACTGTAAAAAATTCAAGTAGGAGTGAGATTGTGGATTTTCTAAGAGTGCATTATTTCCTGCTGACTGGATTTGACTGCAAAAGAGAAGCAGCTACAGTTTGCAGTTTATATTAATTACTGCAAGAGACAGGCCTAACCCATAAAATTACATTCTGCATAAAATAACTTCTTCTAGAGTTCCAGAGATGCCACTTAAGATCTGTTTCtgcattcattttcattactttctTAATGGTATATtgagaaaataaacataaatggAGTTTTTACTGTGTAAAATAGTGTGCTATAAATTTGATAACTGTCCTTCAAAGTTTCTATGAAAGTTCCCCAttcccaaacaaaaaaagcaatatgtgtgtttatacatacatatacatttattaaaaatacatatatatatatataaaaattaagtatCTCTTCAAAAACAGGAAGATGGAGTTTGACTTTCCAAGTCACGTATCTAAGCCAGTTTTCTGGGACACTTGTTTTATTCCCCACCAAATGCAGGTTTATCGCAGAAGAATCCACTGCTGCTGGTTCAAAATGTGTCCTCACCGACAGTCCAACCTGGATTATTGACCCTGTTGATGGAACGTGCAACTTTGTGCACAGGTAAGTGGACAGTGAActgagaaatacatgaaaaagcaaaatgtaactTCTCACAAATTCTCCCTTCCTCTTAAAGGTGTTTTACTGTGGTAGAATTGTTCCTTTGACTCATAAATAGGAGTCATCCCTTTATCTTTTTGTACTTCACGTAGTGTATCTGAGGGAGTGTGTGTTTGTGCTGCAGAGAGCTCTATACTGTTATCTAAAGGTAAGCTAAAGTTTCTGCTGATTGCTTAATGACCCAAAGCTCTTGACTCACAGCTCGTTTATATATAACTGCACATTAACATGCAGAGACTTGAGCTGAACTGGAAGAACAAGGCTGTGCTATGATGACACTTGGCCTAACACCTTACATGGTCATTATACATTCCTTTTAGTAGTGGTGTTTTCTCCCTTTCAAATacaaatgcttcatttttccTGGGAAGTACACCATTACTTATATGTAGAGTAGAACTGAGGACTAAGTTGTACATAGATACTGGTTTTAGATCTGTATAATATCTCTCTGCAAAAAGAAATCTAGGGATCGTTACTGCAAAAATGCAAAAGTTTAATTCATCATCTGAGTGCTAGGAGTTGTAAAGTAATGACTATTCATAATACTTCTACTTTAAAAACTTAAATATGTTCTGCCTTATAGTTAGTGACTTAACTGCACTTGACTTTTGGTGCAATTACATACAATTCAAGGGGGAGGCATGGGGGTGTCATGTGCTGGTGTTTCATGCAATTAAGtgaaattttctctttctagCAATATTTTCTGGACCTTTACAGCccttttttaaacatgtttttaagaaattaatttatttcagtgtttaaaatgtGATAATTATACTTCAGTCAAAAGGACCAAATTAAATACATGATCATCACTTTGACAAAAGGGACAGTGGAGGAACTGGTTTCTCCTTATGTTGATGTCAGCAGCAAGGTATCTCAGTGCTACTTAATTGCTGTGTTAGATGCTTGAACTTGAACAAAATGTGCTCTTAAAAGTGATGACTTGTTATAACAACATTAATGATTTTATACTGATTCAATTACACTAAAGCAAAAAGATTACTAAAATATGCAACACGTTTAGTATAAAAATCCTGATGTCTTCATGTGTTTATGTCTTGCCTTCTCTGAtattaaatgacatttttaaaggaactgGCAAAGTTAAAGAGACTGACAAAGGAGAAATAGTACAATGTCAAGAGCATTTTGACACAAGTAAAATCACAGAGCTCCGTGTGGGGTTTCGTTGCCTAAGGGAGTTGTGTAAGGAGTAAGTTGAGAGATTTTTCATCAGTAATacttcatttcttatttttcacagaTTTCCAACAGTGGCAGTGAGCATTGGATTTGCTGTTAACAAAGAGGTATGAAGTATGTTCTTTAAGATGGGTACCTGAGAGCTGGTTAGAAGCCTCAAAATCATGTGggaacttgaaataaaataaaataaatttttaaaaaatcagccaTTACTCAggtttttccatgctttttaaatgcatttgatcATACTCTCCTAGTCTAAAATCATAGTCCTGCAAAACATATGCAAACTGGCAATTACAAAACAATTCTtacaaattattataaatgtTATAGAAtctatgtggggaaaaaaagggagtaCTGGTGCGAGCAGGGTTTTGTAAAACAAAGCCATAATGAGTTAAATATAGTGCTGCCTATTCATAATTTAAACATATCTCCCAGTCTTCTTATGTTGTTATTATTGCTTTTTTCCTGCTAGCAGTATCTGTGAAAGTTAACTCCTGCTATGAGACAATTCAGAACTGATTTCTATGAAGAGTGCAAAATTATGGGCCTAGTTCATTTAATCTGCCTTTGTGGTTTTCTTAACATAGTAAAATAACTATGTTTCCCGCATGAGAACTTGATTACAGCGGGGGAAAAAAACATACCTAGCCTTCATATGTGCCATTTTGAGTTTCCTAGCTATACTCGTTCATGCTAGTGCCTTTTCTCTAGATATTGCTGGTTTACAGTTTGACATATACAGAAGAAATAGCTATTCAAATTTCCAAGGAATGTGCCTCTTTCAGCCTAATTCCATGGTCTTAAATGTATGTATAGCTGTAAGTAAAGCCAGCAAGAATTCTGTGCAATAACAACATAGTTTTCAGATGTGCTAGTGGCTCTTACTGATTTAAACAGAATAATGTTGTGTACTTCTCTAGTTAGACTTTTCAAACATGGAAACTGCAGAGAAACGCTTCCATGCTTTTCCGAAGTTTATTCATTCCCAAAGGTTCTTTTGAATACTACATATTATTACCAGACAGCTTTCTCTAATATTTATGTTTTCTAGAACACCATTGTGATTTTGATGCTACATTTTTTGGGTTATGTAAACTAaacaaagctgaaacaaaaatatagAATTATGTTAAATCTCCCTCCGTAAACAAatgggaaaagcagaagaaagtagTAAGCTGAAAAGGAGCCAAAGTACACACAGGGGAACTGGCCTTGAACAGTACTGAAGAAATTCCTGCAGATGTCTTCAGGGAAAGAGTCTATTAATAGTGTGTTCCTCCAAAAAACCCTTTGGTTTAGATGAGACCTCAGGGTAGGGAGCAAGGACAGTCTATTCCCTTTGAATTGTCTCTGATGAACACCTATGATTGAatggaggaaggcagcaggaaAAGATTCAAAGTCTAGAACGTCTGAGATGGTTTCTTGACCTTGTTGCCAACTTCTTCTGTGACCTTGGTCAAGTCACTTAATTTTTGTGTATCTGTCCAACCCTAAATAAAATATTGCTAATAGTACTTATCTAGGGGTGATTCTAGGAGCTGATCATTGAAGTTTGTAAAGTGCTTTAAAATCTTTTGGTGAAACCTATTAAAGTATTGGAAATATTAAATGCCTTGAGTTTCAATCAAAGGTCAAATTCTGACCCTCTTCTCATTGGTAAACAGATGCTCCCACAAAAATTCCAGTGTTGCTCATTCTCAAGCTTTCACTGAGGGTCACAATATTTGGTATTTCTCTTCAAACTCCTCCTCTTGGAGTCCTGTGACTTCATGAGATTCTCACTTTTATGTGTAAACAAAAGGATTTTGCAGAGAAACGATTGAACAAGTGACTGTCGTGTACTACTTTGGTTGAAAAGGCGGGCAAATTAAATGCATCGTGAAAGGTGAAGTGCATATAAAAGCATCCACTGTTAGTAAACCATGTGCCATGACTTCTGAGTTTGGATGCCTGACTGATCATATCTATGTATTTGGGACTGCAAATCTTCAGGGTCCAGCCGAAATCAGTGGGACTACTTCTAGGTGTAACTGCTCACCAGTGAAAGTAAAGCATGCAGAATCTGGCCTTAGAGGACTTGCATACTTtcaataaaaacataaaactgaatttgaaatcAACCTAGCATTTAATGTATTCTAATGTGAACACAAACAAGCTGCAAGTAAGAAGATCACAAACAGATTGCATTAACTTCtttttataaactgaattttatatgACCTGTATCTCAATATCACAGTAATAGTAAAATTATTCCAGTTTATTAGCATCAATATAATCTTTAATTTCATgtacaaattaaaatattgctgaTCTTTCTGCCATTAGTAGTTGTTTATATTTATGATGAGTAATTTGAGTTGcattcatttctttccttttcaaaatcttAAAGCTTGAATTTGGTGTAATTTACCACTGCACTGAAGAACGATTATACACTGGTAGAAGAGGTCAAGGGGCATTTTGTAATGACAAAAGGCTTCAGGTATCAAAAGAGACAGGTTGGTCTAGATTTTGTTAGAACTCTAAAAGGAAtatgttaattttgtttcagagttGTTGCAAATCAACATTAGGATAATGAACATCATTATCCTGATGGAAATTATTCCACCTGCATGATAATTTTGTtgttatgtgtttgtttttttctgagaaatcacAATTTTCCtcgttttctttttaaaatatacatctgAATATGAACTACTTAATcctaaattattttgcttcataACCATTGTTTAAAATAAGGAAGAATGAGTAGATTCACCAGTTTCATTCCAGTTGTACACTAGCATAGCTTTTTATGAGCAAGATGCAATGGGAATGGTGAATCAAATTTAGAGTACTATGGCAGCCATTATTCACTTATTTTCCAATAAACTTGTACATCATAAAGTGTATTATGTCTGTAGGCATACATGCTAACAGTGAAGTAAACTAAAGGATGCATGCTTCATTAGGGGTTCTTTAACAGCTTGCTTTTGTGTGTGAGGTATGTTTCAACATACAAATAGCTAGCAACATGTAGTCAATACTTTAATGGAATTCTTTTATTGGTAAATCAAATCATAGATCTGTGTGTTTACCTAATTATAATAGATAACAATAATCAGATGTGTATagagaagttttcttttaatcaatcaaaatgcagaggaaaacatAACACAGTTGCAGACAGAAGCAGACATGTGCCAAAAACGTACATCATTGTACACAGGAGATGGTAAAATTTTCACCTCAAAAAGAGATTTGATTAATTTGAAACACAGTAAATTCAAGCAATTTAACGTACAGATTTGTTGAGTGCCCTAAACAGACCCTGCATCAAAACTTCCCTGAAATTTTGGGAAGTTTGGCTATTCACCTAAATTAATAGTGATCCGGGGTCTCCCTGTCTGGAGAGATGGAGCAAATTGTAAAGTCAGTGACCCCTAAGATTTTAATCCTCGATTATACATCACATTTTTGTAAGTGCTCAAATATCTCATATTGCACAAAAGCCCACGCTGGCAGAGACTATTAGGAAAAACTAGTGGTGCACACAGTTGGACTGGCTGAGCCACTTTTGAAATGGCCTAGCTCACTTTTGCAAAGAGTTCTGGTTTCCAGTTGAGCAAGGAAATTTTGGCACATGCCACTTTTGTCCTCCTTTCTCTGGACATCCAGTCAACATGGGTGTCTAGAACACAGCAAGGGAAGTGGACCTTCTGCCCTTCCAAATGCTTTGaaattttcctttgtttggaGAGACATCATTTGGTGGCGGGCAATTTCACCAGTGAAGATGGATCTTCTTTAGTCTCACTTCTATTGATGTCTTAAGTGTATAAAATCCCAGTTGTTCTTTTCCTGTAAGGACTGTGGCTTCAGCAAAATAAACCAACCCTGGAACAGAGAGTGGTATTTCCCTGTACCTACCATTGGAACTCAAGTAGCCTTCACCAATGCATGACTTGTTGGAGACCTAGGCTGTCATGTAATTTCATGCCTTTTGTTTTCAGGAAGTGTGACTGTTGTATAACATTGATCTGTGCTATACATTCATTGTTCAGATTTAATCATTTGAAATCACAGTCCAGGCAAACACTGTTCTTTGTCAATTCCAAATTTTGTAGAGGTCTGGTATGGGAGTCCAAGCAGCCAAGATAAACTTAAATGAAGGATCCATCTTCCCTTTGATCTTGAGTGATATTTCTTCTCATGCTTAGATTCAGATCAGGCCTTACATGTGCTaatactgtaaatatattttcctttttttaatcttctgtggtCAACAGAATTGGTCTTTTCCTCATAAATCTATTCATATCACTGTTAAATCTCTTCTACCAAGCTTCcttatttttctggcctctatcaCAATGAGAAGTAGTCAGTAAATTTTCTCCTGTACCTTGAATTCCTGAAACTCCATCAATTCTTGTGATCAGCCAGCTCCTTTTCCTAAGCAGAgacctccctcttccttcccttaGTTTCTCCATCCAATTTCTACCTGTAGCCTTGATGAAAATTGAAGAGATCCATTTATGtgttagaaatatatttaataactCAAAAGTACAACAGTCTTAGTCATGACCTATCTATGACTGGTGTGGTGTGAATGCTTGGTGCATTTCAGCAATGAGGCGTGCATTAAATGTTCTGTAATTATAAACTGACTCTGTCATGCAAAAAGATCTGAGGCAGATTGCTTTCACTATCCAGAGTTTTTGGTGGTGGCTGAACAACAAATACCCTGCAGCATGCCTGCATTGGTGTTTCTCTGGTTTAATGCAGTAATTTAAGAAGCAATTGTTAAATCTATGTTCCTACAGTTACGCTTTGTGATATCCTGTAACTTTTAATCTAATTACATACCTGTTACTCACCAACCATTTACCGCATTGCTCGAATCCGTAATGTTCCTCTGCAGTACTAAATTCATTGGTAGCTTGTTTAATTAAATGATGTCTCACTCCAGCctaatttgcttttgaaaacctcTCTGCTACTTCTACTAAGAATTTTCAACTTATGCAATTAGCTGTAATAACCAGCTAGACATTCCCTTTGTGAATGAATGCCTAGCCTTTAACCCAGGGTAGAAGGTGACACCTAACACTTAGGCACAGCCTAGTTAGTAAGTAATCAACACCTAAACCTTTGAGTTTTGTCATACGTTTAACGCCTCCAAGTTCATCTGGCACAGCAGAAGCAGGGACACTTGGCATTTGATCAACCATCTCCACCTACATTGGCATACGGTTGTTATATACTAGCAATATTCAGATCTCACGTGAGGACTACTTCAACACCCTGCAAGTCACTGTGAGTCTTTCCTTTGACTGTACACAGGCTGATATCCTCATCTGCTTTAGGTCAGAATTGCCCTTGCTGAGCACAATACAAAATGGCATtcatatattattattaattaagaTATTGCTTTAGCTTGTgataaaaaggggtttttttcagtcataaGGTGTCTTCAGTGTTTGAAATGTCAGAATGAAGGGGAGCTATTACTGGATGACTGGTGGTTTAGGTAGagacttttctttcctcttactgTATTTCCAAATGTTTATCATTTGTTAACTACATTAAAGTTCCCTATtcaagaaatcctgttttcaaatATGATTAGATTAGCATCATTAATTATTGCTAGGTCACTGGATTATTTTTAGTTGATTGCTAATATTAGTGAATTTGCCAAAAGCTGACCGGtcaaggaaataaaacaatgtATGGAAAGAGGAGGAATGTAAGAAAGCATTCTTGTTTTTaatcttcctgttcttttttttaaaaactgtgtttAGATTGGACCATTTGATATGAGAAAGATAGTCTTGCTTGAATATTTATGCAAAATTGTCACTTATCCTATGAAAGAGTTTGGGGTAAAAAAAGGGAcatgaaaattgcttttctgtgaaaAGTCCATTagtgtttaatttaaaaacaagtttcCAGAATCTACCTGGGAGCTGTTGAATTAATGAAAACAACTACCTACATTGCAGATATCTCGAAGGCcttaattttaacagaaattgGTCCAAAACGTGACCCTGCAACTTTGAAATTGTTCCTTGGTAACATTGAGAGATTGCTCAAGGCCCAAGCACACGGGTAAGATATTTTACAATGTATGTCTCACATTTGTGacaaaagtcattaaaaaacaacaaaaaaaaccccaaacccaaacaagtATGTTGCATGTTTTGCGATCTCCACACATAGgttgaaatgaaaagcattttctaCTTTACATTTCTGTGTCCCCTTCTCGCGGGGTTTAGGGTCCGTGTCATTGGGAGCTCGACCCTGGCCCTGTGCCATTTGGCATCCGGCGCTGCAGATGCCTATTACCAGTTTGGGTTACACTGCTGGGACTTGGCAGCAGCAACTGTCATTATTAGAGAGGCGGGTGGCACTGTGATAGACACTTCAGGTGAGTAAAAATATCCTTGTTTTCATTGACTTTTTGGGGACTGAGTGACTATTTCAGGGCAACATGTGTTACCTCAGTACAGTGCTTCTCCTGTGGCTCTATCTCATTTCTAGCAATATTCTGTAGAAACATCTGTACTCTCCACCAGACTCTTGCTGGTTATTTGTAACACACTGATGTAATTCCAGCCTGGGGTTTCATCACAGCAAAGATCTTCTGAGTCAAACTGTATTTCCGTGACTTTGAGTAATTCCTTTAAAGCATCAGATGTACAGTAAAGAACTAGCTCAGGAGATTGGTAGATACGCTGAGACTCCGAACAGATTTTGGCAGAGACAGCCTCCTGATGATGACCAATATGTGGATACTGTTGGAAAGATATGGTGGATTAAGAATAAGAGTATGCTGATTGAACTAATTTCTGTTCAATCCCTTTCTGTTGCTAAAAGAAGggaatattgcatttatttttggaTTATTgcatttgctgcttctgctgcgtACTTTGGCATTGTATCtagaattttctgaaataattttttgctgGAGATTTCCAGATAGGAGTTGCTGAATTAGGTTGGCCTTCCCACCCCTAAAGGAGCTACGTATGAAGTTGTTTCTATGTTTCTGAACCTATCTAATTACAGCATGGTTTATATTTAAGAATACATTGCCTTTTTACATCACGTAAAACAGTTCTCATTAATTGTCTTGTCCTCAGGGGGACCTCTGGATCTTATGTCCTGCCGAGTGATTGCTGCGGGCACCAGAGAGATGGCTATGTTCATAGCTCAGGAAATACAAACTATTCACTACAGACGGGatgatgaaaattaaatacttaCAGTATGGAGTCTGCCCTCCTGAACTATGTAACTTTTGCAAAATAGGTGGCTTAAAGGGTATGTGATTTCAGCAGGATGCTTTCTGTGGAGATTTTCTgtgtcaaatattttttataaatttattaCAATGTAGGAAGGCATAAGGA
The DNA window shown above is from Strix aluco isolate bStrAlu1 chromosome 1, bStrAlu1.hap1, whole genome shotgun sequence and carries:
- the IMPA2 gene encoding inositol monophosphatase 2, producing the protein MKPCEEEEEEEGRAAAVVAGGGGDPWKECAEVAVQLARRAGQIIRKALTEEKRVSTKTSAADLVTETDHFVENLIISVLKEKFPSHRFIAEESTAAGSKCVLTDSPTWIIDPVDGTCNFVHRFPTVAVSIGFAVNKELEFGVIYHCTEERLYTGRRGQGAFCNDKRLQVSKETDISKALILTEIGPKRDPATLKLFLGNIERLLKAQAHGVRVIGSSTLALCHLASGAADAYYQFGLHCWDLAAATVIIREAGGTVIDTSGGPLDLMSCRVIAAGTREMAMFIAQEIQTIHYRRDDEN